The proteins below come from a single Oerskovia jenensis genomic window:
- a CDS encoding transglutaminase-like domain-containing protein: MTDLPTSRATPSVPVPGTIARRDTSATPAEVAHYAAHSAYSSPGDRAVLLRGVPTEPGPLGQVVCNVIAHYRGEAASLPPERAADVNSRWLATILDLDHARNGTTLIDPRAASDRVAGCCRDHSLLAVGVLREHGVPARTRVGFAGYFTAGFHHDHVVVEHWDDGRWVRWDPELTAGTATFPFDPLDLPRGTGDVAEDLALPFVPASIAWLAFRAGLVDVDLFGVDPGLPIRGDWFVHDYVLFELAHRQGDELLLWDTWGAMSQDDTLEGLDLALVDEIADLLVRADHGDHAADAELAARYVADARLHPGPRVRTLSPTGTSTWTDLTPPTA; encoded by the coding sequence ATGACCGACCTGCCCACGTCCCGCGCCACGCCGTCCGTCCCTGTCCCGGGCACGATCGCCCGACGCGACACCTCGGCCACTCCCGCCGAGGTCGCGCACTACGCGGCCCACTCGGCCTACTCGTCCCCCGGCGACCGTGCCGTCCTCCTGCGAGGGGTCCCGACCGAACCTGGTCCGCTGGGCCAGGTGGTGTGCAACGTGATCGCGCACTACCGCGGCGAGGCCGCCTCGCTCCCACCGGAGCGCGCCGCCGACGTGAACAGCCGATGGCTCGCGACGATCCTCGACCTCGACCACGCGCGGAACGGGACCACGCTCATCGACCCCCGCGCGGCGAGCGACCGGGTCGCGGGCTGCTGCCGGGACCACTCGCTCCTCGCGGTCGGGGTCCTGCGCGAGCACGGCGTCCCGGCGCGCACCCGCGTGGGCTTCGCCGGGTACTTCACCGCGGGCTTCCACCACGACCACGTCGTCGTGGAGCACTGGGACGACGGGCGGTGGGTGCGCTGGGACCCCGAGCTCACGGCCGGCACCGCCACCTTCCCGTTCGACCCCCTGGACCTGCCGCGAGGCACGGGGGACGTCGCCGAGGACCTGGCCCTGCCCTTCGTCCCCGCGTCGATCGCCTGGCTCGCCTTCCGGGCCGGGCTCGTGGACGTCGACCTGTTCGGGGTCGACCCGGGGCTGCCGATCCGGGGCGACTGGTTCGTCCACGACTACGTCCTGTTCGAGCTCGCCCACCGCCAGGGTGACGAGCTGCTCCTCTGGGACACCTGGGGGGCGATGAGCCAGGACGACACCCTCGAGGGACTCGACCTCGCACTGGTCGACGAGATCGCGGACCTGCTCGTCCGGGCCGACCACGGCGACCACGCGGCCGACGCCGAGCTCGCCGCGCGCTACGTCGCGGACGCCCGGCTGCACCCTGGACCGAGGGTCCGCACCCTCTCCCCCACGGGCACCAGCACCTGGACCGACCTCACGCCGCCGACCGCCTGA